The following proteins come from a genomic window of Populus nigra chromosome 6, ddPopNigr1.1, whole genome shotgun sequence:
- the LOC133697312 gene encoding uncharacterized protein LOC133697312 yields the protein MEAGVEMKFRVADDGSLMMGQWLYVPNDETVKRMVLQEAHESKFSIYPGSTKMYRDLRHLNWWPNMKKEIAEYVSKCGFPKGRKGNDAIWVIVDRLMKSALFLPIKMTDSVDKLAKIYINEVVRLHGILVSIVSDQDPRWPIRKSHPSLGRPITGMCARIWRKLRGTHGIGGVHEIGDRKLYGVELVQVTTKKVRTIRDRIKAVQDRQKKYVDRVGPVAYKVDLPPQLAKVHDVFHVSLLRKADVDPARVLPQVLVEVKEDVTLELRPIRILDQEVKELRSKKIPIIRILWQNAQIEEETWEREAEMRKKYPNLFELPGMEYETS from the exons ATGGAGGCCGGGGTAGAAATGAAATTCCGGGTAGCGGATGATGGCTCCTTGATGATGGGACAATGGTTGTACGTGCCTAATGATGAAACAGTCAAACGAATGGTTCTACAAGAAGCACATGAGTCCAAGTTCTCCATATATCCTGGCAGCACTAAGATGTATAGAGACCTGAGACACCTCAATTggtggcctaatatgaaaaaGGAAATAGCTGAGTATGTGTCTAAGTGTG GATTTCCCAAAGGGAGGAAAGGAAATGACGCGATATGGGTCATTGTAGATCGGTTGATGAAATCCGCACTATTCTTGCCTATAAAAATGACCGACTCGGTGGACAAGCTTGCCAAGATCTACATAAATGAGGTGGTACGGCTTCATGGGATTCTGGTGTCCATTGTATCGGATCAAGATCCCAG ATGGCCAATCAGAAAGAGTCATCCAAGTCTTGGAAGACCTATTACAGGCATGTGTGCTAGAATTTGGAGGAAACTAAGAGGAACACATGGCATTGGTGGAGTTCAC GAAATTGGGGACCGGAAGTTATATGGCGTGGAGTTGGTCCAAGTCACCACGAAGAAAGTGAGAACTATCAGGGATCGCATCAAAGCCGTACAGGATAGACAGAAGAAGTATGTTGAT CGAGTAGGACCAGTAGCCTACAAAGTGGACTTGCCCCCACAGTTAGCCAAGGTCCATGATGTGTTCCATGTTTCCTTGTTAAGGAAGGCTGATGTGGACCCCGCCCGAGTTCTACCCCAGGTTCTAGTAGAAGTCAAGGAAGACGTAACACTAGAATTGAGGCCCATAAGGATACTAGATCAAGAAGTGAAGGAGCTACGGAGCAAAAAGATCCCCATCATCAGAATCTTATGGCAAAATGCTCAAATAGAAGAGGAAACTTGGGAGAGGGAGGCTGAGATGAGGAAAAAGTACCCCAATTTATTTGAACTACCAGGTATGGAGTATGAAACCTCTTAa